The Streptomyces luteogriseus genome includes a window with the following:
- a CDS encoding LLM class flavin-dependent oxidoreductase, whose amino-acid sequence MPPTPRPLRRLGFLTIGLFDAADPRRGHESTLEIIELGERLGFDSAWVRHRHLQYGISSPVAVLSAASQRTRRIELGTAVIPLGWENPLRLAEDLATVDLLSGGRLNPGVSVGPPMHFDQVKDALYPDTADAEDFGYGRVERLLDFVRGKPATDFSGAEGFEVFSDRVQPHSPGLGRRLWYGGGSLRSARWAGEHGMNLLTSSVVKAEEPEGPYDFAEIQLAQIRAFRAAHPDGEAARVSQGLVVIPTDSASPGQRARYEEYAAQRTPRTTAPQGPARLLFAPDLVGASAEIAGRLRAHAAFREVDEVAFALPFSFEHEDYVQILTDMATQLGPALGWQPST is encoded by the coding sequence GTGCCGCCGACCCCGCGACCGCTGCGCAGGCTGGGCTTCCTGACCATCGGCCTGTTCGACGCGGCGGACCCGCGCCGGGGCCACGAGTCGACGCTGGAGATCATCGAGCTGGGGGAACGGCTCGGTTTCGACAGCGCGTGGGTGCGTCACCGGCACCTGCAGTACGGCATCTCCTCCCCCGTCGCCGTCCTGTCCGCCGCCTCCCAGCGCACGCGCCGCATCGAACTCGGCACGGCGGTGATCCCGCTCGGCTGGGAGAACCCGCTGCGGCTGGCGGAGGACCTGGCCACGGTCGACCTGCTGTCCGGGGGCCGGCTCAACCCGGGCGTGAGCGTGGGCCCGCCCATGCACTTCGACCAGGTCAAGGACGCGCTCTACCCGGACACGGCCGACGCCGAAGACTTCGGCTACGGGCGGGTGGAGCGGCTGCTCGACTTCGTGCGGGGCAAGCCGGCGACGGACTTCAGCGGGGCCGAGGGCTTCGAGGTCTTCTCCGACCGGGTGCAGCCGCACTCCCCGGGCCTGGGCCGCCGCCTCTGGTACGGGGGCGGCAGCCTGCGGTCGGCCCGGTGGGCCGGCGAGCACGGCATGAACCTCCTCACCAGCAGCGTCGTCAAGGCCGAAGAGCCCGAGGGTCCCTACGACTTCGCGGAGATCCAGCTCGCCCAGATCCGCGCCTTCCGCGCCGCCCACCCCGACGGCGAGGCCGCCCGGGTCTCGCAGGGCCTGGTCGTCATCCCCACGGACTCGGCCTCGCCCGGACAACGCGCCCGGTACGAGGAGTACGCCGCGCAGCGCACCCCCCGCACGACGGCACCGCAGGGACCGGCGCGGCTGTTGTTCGCGCCGGACCTGGTCGGGGCCTCGGCGGAGATCGCCGGACGGCTGCGGGCGCACGCCGCGTTCCGGGAGGTGGACGAGGTGGCGTTCGCCCTGCCGTTCTCCTTCGAGCACGAGGACTACGTGCAGATCCTCACCGACATGGCGACACAGCTGGGCCCGGCCCTGGGATGGCAGCCGAGCACCTAG
- a CDS encoding keywimysin-related RiPP, with protein MKKAYEAPTLVRLGTFRKETGLLQRSGNDRLILSKN; from the coding sequence ATGAAGAAGGCATACGAGGCGCCGACGCTCGTCCGGCTCGGTACGTTCCGGAAGGAGACGGGGCTCCTCCAGCGCTCCGGCAACGACCGGCTGATCCTGAGCAAGAACTGA
- a CDS encoding lasso peptide biosynthesis B2 protein, producing the protein MTTPSALERPTGVPLARRLTARLVLLPAVALALLPPRHIRTVLGVLRRGAAPATAGQARNARDAMCAVSLRCAGPKGCLPRSLGAALLCRLGGTWPTWCTGVRVTPPFTAHAWVEAEGSPVGEGVPQGYFARLVAVAPLTGPADR; encoded by the coding sequence ATGACGACGCCCAGCGCGCTGGAGCGGCCGACCGGTGTTCCCCTGGCCCGGCGCCTGACCGCCCGCCTCGTCCTGCTCCCCGCGGTCGCCCTGGCCCTGCTGCCGCCGCGCCACATCCGCACCGTGCTCGGCGTCCTTCGGCGCGGCGCCGCACCGGCGACCGCCGGACAGGCCCGCAACGCCCGCGATGCCATGTGCGCCGTCAGCCTGCGCTGCGCCGGGCCGAAGGGGTGCCTGCCGCGTTCCCTGGGAGCGGCACTGCTGTGCCGGCTCGGCGGAACATGGCCGACCTGGTGCACCGGCGTACGGGTCACTCCGCCCTTCACCGCGCACGCCTGGGTCGAGGCCGAAGGCAGCCCCGTCGGCGAGGGAGTCCCGCAGGGCTACTTCGCCCGGCTGGTCGCCGTCGCCCCGCTGACCGGGCCTGCCGACCGATGA
- a CDS encoding lasso peptide isopeptide bond-forming cyclase — translation MTELHESAGTGPGDAHFAVFTDRADAAAAARSFARPGSRTLTHASGRPWLVGHWHDDEVVTASARGASLAVVGCCPVDAGELRRRAAQLRDLAELDALARSLPGSFHLVGTLDGRTRVQGTASGLRLVFHAEIDGVRVAATRADTLATVLRLEPAVEELAVRLLWPAPYPLFETSMWRAVTAVPPQTALVIAADGRTARHTRWWTPPEPVRPLADAAPLIRTALEEAVGARTRQGGVVSCDLSGGLDSTSVCFLADRSPARVVASTWPGRDPADTDLAWAERAMGHLPDVEHVVWDADASPLVYEDLLGIDDLLDEPTIGVMDRSRVLHHLPGLAARGSRLHLTGIGGDHVAWCSEAYYHRLLRIRPLFAARQLRGFRALWQWPLGGTLRALADVRPYGTWLADAAGDLRGPLPPSVTTGLGWGMTPRLFDWVTPEAERMARRALLEAASTASPLHPDRGLHTDLEQIRSCTRVIRQWDRMAARAGLPMASPFLDDRVIEACLSVRPSERVTPWRYKPVLTAAMRGIVPEECLRRSNKATASMDASNGLREHRADLLALWEDSRLAELGLVDGSELRRLARRPASPGLSDAILYSTIAAEVWLRGLARGRARVPQS, via the coding sequence ATGACTGAACTGCACGAAAGTGCGGGGACGGGCCCCGGCGACGCGCACTTCGCGGTCTTCACCGACCGTGCGGACGCGGCCGCCGCGGCCCGCTCCTTCGCCCGCCCCGGAAGCCGGACCCTGACGCACGCGTCGGGCCGGCCCTGGCTGGTCGGCCACTGGCACGACGACGAGGTCGTCACGGCGAGCGCCCGCGGCGCCTCCCTCGCCGTCGTCGGCTGCTGTCCGGTCGACGCCGGTGAACTCCGACGCCGGGCAGCGCAGCTGCGTGATCTCGCGGAGCTCGACGCGCTGGCCCGGTCCCTCCCCGGCAGTTTCCACCTCGTCGGCACCCTCGACGGCCGGACCAGAGTGCAGGGCACGGCCTCCGGGCTGCGGCTCGTCTTCCACGCGGAGATCGACGGCGTTCGGGTGGCCGCGACCCGGGCCGACACCCTGGCCACCGTCCTGCGCCTGGAACCCGCCGTGGAGGAACTGGCCGTCAGGCTGCTGTGGCCCGCCCCCTACCCGCTGTTCGAGACGTCGATGTGGCGTGCGGTCACCGCCGTTCCTCCGCAGACCGCCCTCGTGATCGCCGCCGACGGGCGCACCGCACGGCACACTCGCTGGTGGACGCCGCCGGAGCCGGTCCGGCCGCTCGCCGACGCGGCTCCCCTGATCCGGACGGCGCTGGAGGAGGCCGTCGGCGCGCGGACCCGGCAGGGCGGCGTCGTGAGCTGCGATCTGTCCGGGGGCCTGGACTCCACCTCCGTCTGCTTCCTGGCCGACCGCTCCCCCGCCCGCGTGGTCGCCAGCACGTGGCCGGGACGCGATCCGGCCGACACCGACCTGGCCTGGGCCGAACGGGCGATGGGTCACCTGCCGGACGTCGAGCACGTGGTCTGGGATGCCGACGCCTCCCCGCTGGTCTACGAGGACCTGCTCGGCATCGACGACCTCCTCGACGAACCCACCATCGGCGTCATGGACCGTTCCCGGGTCCTGCACCACCTGCCCGGCCTCGCGGCACGCGGCAGCCGGTTGCATCTGACCGGCATCGGCGGCGACCACGTGGCCTGGTGCTCGGAGGCCTACTACCACCGGCTGCTGCGCATCCGCCCCCTGTTCGCCGCGCGTCAGTTGCGCGGCTTCCGGGCGCTGTGGCAATGGCCGCTCGGCGGCACACTGCGCGCCCTCGCCGACGTCCGTCCGTACGGCACATGGCTCGCCGACGCCGCCGGTGATCTGCGTGGCCCGTTGCCCCCGTCCGTCACGACAGGTCTCGGCTGGGGCATGACCCCGCGCCTGTTCGACTGGGTGACGCCCGAGGCCGAGCGGATGGCCCGCCGGGCACTGCTCGAAGCGGCGTCGACGGCCTCTCCGCTGCATCCGGACCGTGGACTGCACACCGACCTGGAGCAGATCCGCTCCTGCACCCGCGTCATCCGGCAGTGGGACCGGATGGCGGCCCGCGCCGGCCTGCCGATGGCCTCCCCCTTCCTGGACGACCGCGTCATCGAGGCGTGTCTGTCCGTACGTCCGAGCGAGCGCGTCACGCCCTGGCGGTACAAGCCCGTGCTGACCGCCGCGATGCGCGGGATCGTGCCGGAGGAGTGCCTGCGACGCAGCAACAAGGCCACGGCCTCCATGGACGCCTCCAACGGACTGCGCGAACACCGTGCCGATCTGCTGGCCCTGTGGGAGGACTCACGGCTGGCGGAACTGGGCCTGGTGGACGGCTCCGAGCTGCGCCGCCTCGCGCGGCGGCCCGCCTCCCCGGGGCTCTCCGACGCCATCCTCTACTCCACGATCGCCGCGGAGGTGTGGCTGCGCGGGCTCGCACGCGGCCGCGCCCGTGTCCCGCAATCCTGA
- a CDS encoding lasso peptide biosynthesis PqqD family chaperone codes for MPLRFGDNVSTAETDYGTVLLDEQVGAYWELNPTATLVVRTLLDGGEESDAAAALVREFDVDRAQALQDVETLVRGLRESGLAS; via the coding sequence ATGCCCCTGCGGTTCGGCGACAACGTCTCCACGGCCGAGACCGACTACGGTACCGTCCTGCTGGACGAACAGGTCGGCGCCTACTGGGAGTTGAACCCGACGGCCACCTTGGTGGTACGGACGCTGCTGGACGGCGGCGAGGAGTCGGACGCGGCCGCCGCGCTGGTCCGGGAGTTCGACGTCGACCGGGCGCAGGCCCTCCAGGACGTCGAGACGCTCGTCCGTGGACTGCGCGAGTCGGGGCTCGCCTCATGA